One Thiocapsa bogorovii DNA segment encodes these proteins:
- a CDS encoding FtsX-like permease family protein — MIPVLVRASLRYLARHRWQSGLSVLGIALGVAVVIAVDIANESARRAFDLSIERVAGRATHRIESASGGIPDAVYADLRRHGGLAAIDASPIIEAPVRIADATFTLIGLDLLAFSSVRGTGLSVEGPSLKRILTQPDTLLLSASDARRLGVVPGDTLPLRIGARELSAELVGILTSNQTSGFEGLAIADIATAQEITERVGTIDRIDLVITPEEASALAEALPPGLRLVASEQRSETLRQMTRAFHTNLTAMSLLAMLVGGFIIYNTMTFAVLQRRSLLGSLRTLGCTRAQLFTLVLSEALFFALVGALLGLTLGVLTGWGLVQLVTRTINDIYFALTVRELFVTPLSVVKGMTAGLLITLVAALGPAIEAARAQPRDVLRANSLERRGQRWVLWLGAFGLTLMVVGWGAAQIPSRSIGLGFLAILILILGFSLCVPAVLRAIALGLARIVGPIGGIPAVLAARGVAASITRTGIAAAALTVAISSTLGVGVMIDSFRSSLIVWLDTTLQSDIYVSAPSETGNRADGVLPSGLAERLAGLPGIAEISMGRSVRVESETGSVLLLGLTSSSVSPSGFSFDGGEAADLWTRFETGELILASEPYAYHHDVGVGDRVELFTQRGWQSFEIGGIFRDYGSDAGMLIMSGGRYATLWADDAVSSIGIMVHDNADRAEVFERIRALTETFDAPVLVSLNEQIREQSLDIFDRTFAITHVLRLLAIGVAFIGVLSALMALELERRRDYAVMRATGITRRELTLLILTQTSILGLSAGVLAIPLGLVMADLLIEVVNLRSFGWTMEMRIPSLTLIQDVVLAWSAALLAGLYPAYRSARTDPAQALRSE, encoded by the coding sequence GTGATTCCGGTCCTCGTCCGCGCCAGCCTGCGCTATCTGGCCCGCCACCGCTGGCAGTCCGGTCTTTCGGTCCTCGGCATCGCACTCGGCGTGGCAGTCGTGATCGCCGTGGACATCGCCAACGAGAGCGCGAGGCGGGCCTTCGACCTCTCGATCGAGCGGGTCGCCGGACGTGCGACCCACCGCATCGAATCCGCCTCTGGCGGCATCCCGGATGCGGTCTATGCAGACCTGCGCCGCCACGGCGGGCTTGCAGCGATCGATGCCTCGCCGATCATCGAGGCGCCGGTGCGGATCGCCGACGCGACCTTCACGCTGATCGGGCTCGATCTGCTGGCCTTTTCGTCCGTCCGAGGCACCGGCCTCTCGGTCGAAGGTCCATCGCTGAAACGAATCCTGACACAGCCCGATACCCTTCTGCTGAGCGCGAGCGACGCCCGGCGACTCGGTGTCGTTCCGGGCGACACCTTGCCGCTGCGGATCGGGGCCCGCGAGCTCTCGGCCGAGCTGGTCGGCATCCTGACCTCGAATCAGACCAGCGGTTTCGAGGGTCTGGCGATCGCAGACATCGCAACCGCACAAGAGATCACAGAGCGCGTCGGCACCATCGACCGGATCGATCTGGTCATCACGCCCGAAGAGGCGTCTGCTCTGGCCGAAGCGCTTCCGCCCGGTCTGCGGCTGGTCGCATCCGAGCAACGCAGCGAGACCCTGCGTCAGATGACACGGGCCTTCCATACCAATCTGACCGCCATGAGCCTGCTCGCCATGCTGGTCGGCGGATTCATCATCTACAACACCATGACATTCGCCGTGTTGCAGCGGCGCAGCCTGCTGGGTTCGCTGCGGACACTCGGCTGCACGCGCGCACAGCTATTCACCTTGGTCCTGTCCGAGGCCCTGTTCTTCGCACTCGTCGGCGCTCTACTCGGCCTGACCTTGGGTGTCCTGACCGGCTGGGGTTTGGTGCAGCTGGTCACACGCACCATCAACGACATCTACTTCGCACTGACCGTGCGCGAGCTCTTCGTCACACCGCTGTCGGTCGTAAAAGGCATGACCGCCGGACTTCTGATTACCTTGGTCGCCGCGCTCGGACCTGCAATCGAGGCCGCGCGGGCTCAGCCGCGTGACGTGCTGCGTGCCAATAGCCTGGAGCGCCGAGGACAGCGCTGGGTGCTCTGGCTGGGAGCGTTCGGTCTGACCCTGATGGTCGTCGGATGGGGTGCAGCACAGATCCCGAGTCGCTCGATCGGTCTCGGCTTCTTAGCCATTCTGATCCTGATTCTCGGCTTCAGCCTTTGTGTCCCCGCCGTGCTCCGCGCGATTGCACTCGGATTGGCGCGCATTGTCGGTCCGATCGGCGGTATCCCCGCCGTGCTCGCGGCGCGCGGTGTGGCTGCATCCATCACCCGTACAGGCATCGCCGCAGCCGCACTGACCGTCGCCATCTCCTCGACCCTCGGAGTCGGCGTCATGATCGACAGCTTTCGCAGCAGTCTGATCGTCTGGCTCGACACGACCCTGCAAAGTGACATCTATGTCTCTGCGCCCTCCGAGACAGGGAATCGCGCCGATGGCGTCCTGCCCTCCGGGCTTGCGGAACGGCTGGCCGGCCTTCCGGGCATCGCCGAGATCAGCATGGGGCGCAGCGTGCGGGTCGAGTCGGAGACCGGCTCGGTGCTGCTGCTCGGGCTGACCTCCTCGTCGGTCAGTCCGAGCGGTTTCAGCTTCGACGGCGGAGAAGCCGCGGATCTCTGGACGCGTTTCGAGACCGGCGAGTTGATCCTCGCCTCGGAGCCCTACGCCTATCATCACGACGTCGGGGTCGGCGACCGGGTTGAACTCTTCACGCAAAGGGGCTGGCAGTCCTTCGAGATCGGCGGCATCTTTCGCGACTACGGCTCGGATGCGGGGATGCTGATCATGTCGGGTGGCCGTTACGCCACGCTCTGGGCCGACGACGCCGTCTCCTCTATCGGCATCATGGTGCACGACAACGCGGATCGAGCCGAGGTCTTCGAGCGGATTCGCGCCCTGACAGAGACGTTCGATGCCCCGGTCCTCGTCAGCCTGAACGAGCAGATCCGCGAGCAATCGCTCGACATCTTCGACCGCACCTTCGCCATAACCCATGTCCTGCGTCTCCTGGCCATCGGTGTGGCATTCATCGGCGTGCTGAGCGCCTTGATGGCGCTCGAGCTGGAGCGGCGTCGCGATTACGCGGTGATGCGCGCGACGGGCATAACCCGGCGCGAGCTGACCCTGTTGATTCTGACCCAAACCTCGATTCTCGGTCTCTCGGCAGGCGTGCTGGCGATTCCCCTCGGACTCGTGATGGCGGACCTCCTCATCGAGGTCGTTAATCTGCGATCCTTCGGCTGGACCATGGAGATGCGGATCCCATCGCTGACACTGATCCAGGATGTCGTGCTCGCTTGGAGCGCCGCCTTGCTGGCGGGCCTCTACCCGGCTTATCGTTCTGCCCGCACGGATCCGGCGCAGGCGTTGAGATCGGAATAA
- a CDS encoding ABC transporter ATP-binding protein — MKAPAFDPPSADRPVLRIRDLHKFYREGGGTTEHRVLEGINFDVGRGECVALLGRSGSGKSTLLNLLAGIDRPDQGRVEVMGHHLSTLGEPGLTLLRRRQVGFIYQFFNLIPTLTVAENLALPLELNGTSLARGMPRITEMLERLGLDGRARAFPDQLSGGEQQRVAIGRALIHSPALVLADEPTGNLDVETGEQILALLAELFADRRRTLILVTHSLAVSRIADRVLTLDKGQLVDSARDLAW, encoded by the coding sequence ATGAAGGCGCCGGCTTTTGATCCACCGTCCGCCGATCGGCCGGTGCTGCGCATCCGGGACCTGCACAAGTTTTACCGCGAGGGCGGGGGAACAACCGAGCACCGGGTCTTGGAAGGGATCAACTTCGACGTGGGCCGCGGGGAGTGCGTCGCGCTGCTGGGGCGCAGCGGGTCGGGCAAGTCGACCCTGCTCAACCTCCTTGCCGGGATTGATCGGCCCGATCAAGGGCGCGTCGAGGTCATGGGGCATCACCTGTCGACCCTCGGCGAGCCCGGCCTGACGCTCCTGCGAAGGCGCCAAGTCGGATTCATCTATCAATTCTTCAATCTGATCCCGACCCTCACGGTCGCCGAGAATCTCGCCTTGCCGCTCGAGCTGAACGGCACCTCGCTCGCCCGGGGCATGCCGCGGATCACCGAGATGTTGGAGCGCCTCGGACTCGACGGTCGCGCCCGTGCATTTCCGGACCAACTCTCCGGCGGCGAGCAGCAGCGCGTCGCCATCGGTCGTGCACTGATCCATTCCCCTGCCTTGGTCCTGGCCGACGAGCCGACCGGCAACCTGGACGTGGAGACCGGCGAGCAGATCCTCGCGCTCCTCGCCGAGCTGTTCGCGGATCGGCGCCGGACCCTCATCCTGGTGACGCACAGCCTGGCGGTCTCGCGCATCGCCGACCGGGTGCTCACGCTCGACAAGGGTCAGCTGGTCGACTCGGCGCGAGATCTCGCCTGGTGA
- a CDS encoding glycoside hydrolase family 57, with product MIAQHALVLNLHQPAGNLEELLDNQSWEAKEILFALDRIPRSLWGHEDLARVHVSLSGTLLETLSNPEFQKRVYGTVDCGSLLWHFQNETLFEVLGTGYYHPVLPLIPEADREEQLRRWLGIAHHLLWRPRFQGFWPPEMGFSMELIPLLRAFGYRYVMVDSEHVEPISPMSWQELRYRPHIARFGGEAITVIVRDRDLSDAQESGMELDWFLAEVAERTKWCDFTPLVTTCTDGENGGWFRNVTEGANFWSAFYLPLLERVAAGEAAIAPTFISRYLDTYGAHGEVRVRTGAWNTGWHHGRDFTQWTGSDRQKEAIEAFAKASRMVHDARWYATERGVREGPEAEAIEEAMWRLLRAETSCHLYWGEAWVPRAEADLEASRAALERIGIRPEPTDANMDAPAPEPGSEPLSDLTPAPDALTTNIPAEPAADTPPTHAPDGPAVSETPAPKSS from the coding sequence GTGATCGCCCAGCACGCGCTCGTTCTGAACCTGCATCAGCCCGCCGGCAATCTCGAGGAGCTCCTCGACAACCAGAGCTGGGAGGCGAAGGAGATCCTGTTCGCCCTGGATCGTATCCCGCGCAGTCTATGGGGCCACGAAGATCTGGCACGCGTCCATGTCTCCCTTTCCGGCACCCTGCTCGAGACCCTGTCGAATCCCGAGTTCCAAAAGCGTGTCTACGGCACCGTGGATTGCGGGTCGCTCCTGTGGCACTTCCAGAACGAGACGCTGTTCGAGGTCTTGGGCACGGGTTACTACCACCCGGTGCTGCCCCTGATCCCCGAGGCGGACCGCGAGGAGCAGCTGCGCCGCTGGCTCGGCATCGCACATCACCTGCTCTGGCGCCCGCGCTTCCAAGGTTTCTGGCCGCCCGAGATGGGCTTCTCGATGGAGTTGATTCCGCTGCTGCGCGCTTTCGGCTATCGGTACGTCATGGTCGACAGCGAGCACGTGGAGCCGATCTCGCCGATGAGCTGGCAGGAGCTTCGCTATCGTCCGCATATCGCGCGTTTCGGCGGCGAGGCGATCACGGTCATCGTGCGCGATCGCGATCTCTCCGATGCCCAGGAATCCGGGATGGAGCTGGATTGGTTTCTCGCCGAGGTCGCCGAGCGGACCAAGTGGTGCGACTTTACCCCCCTGGTGACCACCTGTACCGACGGCGAGAACGGGGGTTGGTTTCGCAATGTGACCGAAGGGGCCAACTTCTGGAGTGCCTTCTATCTGCCGCTGCTCGAGCGCGTCGCCGCCGGCGAGGCCGCGATCGCACCCACCTTCATCAGCCGCTATCTGGATACCTACGGGGCCCACGGCGAGGTGCGCGTGCGCACCGGTGCCTGGAACACCGGGTGGCACCATGGCCGCGACTTCACCCAATGGACCGGCTCGGATCGCCAGAAGGAGGCGATCGAGGCCTTCGCCAAGGCCAGCCGGATGGTCCATGATGCACGTTGGTACGCCACCGAGCGGGGCGTCCGCGAAGGTCCCGAGGCCGAAGCGATCGAGGAGGCGATGTGGCGTCTGCTGCGCGCCGAGACCAGTTGCCATCTTTACTGGGGCGAGGCCTGGGTGCCGCGGGCCGAGGCGGATCTCGAGGCCAGTCGGGCCGCGCTCGAGCGTATCGGGATCCGCCCGGAGCCTACGGATGCGAATATGGATGCACCCGCACCTGAGCCCGGGTCAGAGCCCTTGTCCGACTTGACCCCGGCACCCGATGCGCTCACAACGAACATTCCCGCCGAACCGGCCGCCGACACCCCTCCGACCCATGCACCCGATGGGCCGGCCGTCTCCGAAACACCGGCACCAAAATCCTCTTGA
- a CDS encoding glycosyl hydrolase family 57: MKPLPEYVDDLPNICGHEADVEAVAADARTRSLFADRGGIDFGSIRSATAIALHQHQPLIPAGGGDLRSAALISNLQYMMENQHIGDNYNAPAFVWCYKRMGEFIPQLIGEGKSPRCMLEYSGTLLHGLRKMGEHHVIDALKGMTCNPDYNWAVEWLGMPWGHAVAPSTPVQDFRLHVKAFQHHFAAIFGWEALERVRGFSPSEMALPNHPDVAYAFVKTLVDCGFQWVLVQEHTVQQVDTGRHPERPHIPHRLVVTNSHGDTASIIAIVKTQGSDTKLVAQMQPWYEAQGLQRVALAGKSIPPLVTQIADGENGGVMMNEFPGKFMEVVGASSYTDTPMMNGSEYLEHLFALGIKESDLPEVQPLFNDRIWARIQPGDGPEKLEKAITELKQEDGRFHMEGGSWTSDLSWVKGYDDVLGPMEEASVNFNQKVLIPGVPTNDPRYRNALFHLMASQTSCYRYWGQGLWTDYGREICRRVNAILEQDFG, from the coding sequence GTGAAACCGCTACCCGAGTACGTCGATGACCTTCCGAATATCTGCGGCCATGAGGCGGACGTCGAGGCCGTCGCTGCCGATGCGCGGACGCGTTCGCTCTTCGCCGATCGCGGCGGCATCGATTTCGGCTCGATCCGCTCGGCGACCGCCATCGCCCTGCACCAGCACCAGCCCCTGATCCCGGCGGGCGGCGGGGATCTGCGCAGTGCTGCCTTGATCAGCAACCTCCAGTACATGATGGAGAACCAGCACATCGGGGACAATTACAACGCCCCCGCCTTCGTCTGGTGCTACAAGCGAATGGGCGAGTTCATCCCGCAGTTGATCGGCGAGGGCAAGTCACCGCGCTGCATGCTCGAGTACTCGGGCACGCTGCTGCACGGTCTGCGCAAGATGGGCGAGCATCATGTGATCGATGCGCTCAAGGGCATGACCTGTAACCCGGACTACAACTGGGCCGTCGAGTGGCTCGGCATGCCTTGGGGCCACGCGGTCGCACCCTCTACGCCGGTGCAGGATTTTCGTCTGCACGTCAAGGCGTTTCAGCATCACTTCGCGGCCATCTTCGGGTGGGAGGCGCTGGAGCGGGTGCGCGGCTTCTCCCCCTCCGAGATGGCCCTGCCGAATCATCCCGATGTCGCCTACGCCTTCGTCAAGACGCTCGTGGACTGCGGTTTTCAATGGGTTCTGGTGCAGGAGCACACGGTTCAGCAGGTCGACACCGGGCGGCATCCGGAGCGCCCGCACATCCCGCATCGCTTAGTCGTCACCAACTCGCACGGCGATACCGCCAGCATCATCGCCATCGTCAAGACCCAGGGGTCGGACACCAAGCTGGTCGCCCAGATGCAGCCCTGGTACGAGGCACAAGGGTTGCAGCGGGTCGCGCTCGCCGGCAAGTCGATCCCGCCGCTGGTCACCCAGATCGCCGACGGCGAGAACGGCGGCGTCATGATGAACGAGTTCCCGGGGAAATTCATGGAGGTGGTCGGGGCGTCGAGTTACACCGACACGCCTATGATGAACGGGAGTGAATATCTGGAGCATCTCTTTGCGCTCGGGATCAAGGAGTCCGATCTCCCCGAGGTCCAGCCCCTGTTTAACGATCGCATCTGGGCGCGCATTCAGCCCGGCGACGGGCCGGAAAAGCTGGAAAAGGCGATCACCGAGCTCAAGCAGGAAGACGGCCGATTCCACATGGAAGGCGGCAGTTGGACATCCGACCTCTCCTGGGTGAAGGGCTACGACGACGTGTTGGGTCCGATGGAGGAGGCGAGCGTCAACTTCAACCAAAAGGTCCTGATCCCCGGTGTGCCCACCAACGACCCGCGTTATCGCAACGCGCTCTTCCACCTCATGGCCTCCCAAACCAGCTGCTATCGCTATTGGGGTCAGGGTCTTTGGACCGACTACGGGCGCGAGATCTGCCGACGGGTCAATGCGATCCTCGAGCAGGATTTCGGCTGA
- a CDS encoding DUF2750 domain-containing protein, which translates to MNALPNTEDLSASFELPGEERYIAFLARVTERGEVWTLKGDDGFIAFSDDEGRDCFPFWPDAACATALATHDWADCRAEPLALEVFMTRWLTGMAKDGRMVAVFPAPDGSGVVIAPETLLEDLREEGEQGA; encoded by the coding sequence ATGAACGCATTACCGAACACAGAGGATCTCTCGGCCAGTTTCGAACTGCCGGGCGAAGAGCGCTATATCGCGTTTCTTGCGCGTGTCACGGAACGGGGCGAGGTCTGGACCTTAAAGGGAGATGATGGCTTCATCGCTTTCTCCGACGATGAGGGACGGGATTGTTTTCCCTTCTGGCCCGACGCGGCATGTGCCACGGCGCTGGCGACGCATGATTGGGCCGATTGCCGCGCCGAGCCGCTGGCGCTCGAGGTCTTCATGACCCGTTGGTTGACCGGTATGGCGAAGGACGGCCGGATGGTCGCGGTCTTCCCCGCGCCGGATGGCTCGGGCGTAGTCATTGCGCCCGAGACCCTGTTGGAGGATCTTCGGGAGGAGGGGGAGCAGGGCGCTTAA
- a CDS encoding 2Fe-2S iron-sulfur cluster-binding protein, which produces MDYLSLSRAARLAGVTRAELQRRIRRGEIATFEGSVAVSDLLRAFPAVSLTDDAALERVERIKSDALPKTEGHDAALPSPQVLVARLRAMSKTLVERMSALSAAEDLLDQVGERLKALADAPPDHIGGQACETRDWFLDARTALIGSAVTDERAQLFAKDTFLRIMAANVKLIPSGHDYFVEGNESILDASVRAGINLNYGCASGNCGACKGRLISGETRRIREHDYVLSEREKAMGYLLTCSHTAVTDVVIEAAEALCVNDLPHQEIRASLRKLEQISENLVALNVQTPRTQTLRFMSGQRVRLTLEDGASRELPIASCPCNARNLWFYVRRGTDTFSEAVFKPLHPGHLIAVEGPYGRFVLTEDAPEPAVFIAFGDGIAPAKSLIEHAISIDVIESFHLYWDTQYPEGHHQGRWGRALTDALDNFQLTPLMSGRAEDVFAVIRADHPDLRGLRFYLAGPEAPIGRLADLLRSEGVADDRIACEITET; this is translated from the coding sequence ATGGACTACCTGAGCCTGTCCCGCGCCGCACGGCTCGCCGGCGTCACCCGCGCCGAGCTGCAGCGACGCATCAGACGCGGCGAGATCGCCACCTTCGAGGGTTCGGTCGCCGTCAGCGATCTCCTTCGTGCCTTTCCCGCCGTCAGTCTGACGGACGACGCGGCGCTCGAGCGGGTCGAGCGCATCAAAAGCGATGCGCTTCCCAAGACCGAGGGGCACGACGCCGCGCTGCCCAGCCCGCAAGTCCTGGTCGCACGGCTGCGGGCAATGAGCAAGACGCTCGTCGAGCGTATGTCGGCCTTGAGCGCCGCCGAGGACCTTTTGGACCAGGTCGGCGAGCGTCTGAAGGCGCTTGCCGACGCGCCCCCCGATCATATCGGGGGACAGGCATGCGAGACGCGCGACTGGTTCCTCGACGCCCGCACGGCTCTGATCGGCAGTGCGGTCACGGACGAGCGCGCACAACTCTTCGCCAAAGACACCTTCCTTCGCATCATGGCAGCCAACGTCAAACTCATCCCGAGCGGTCACGACTACTTCGTCGAGGGCAACGAGTCGATTCTCGACGCCTCGGTGCGCGCCGGAATCAACCTTAATTACGGTTGCGCGAGCGGCAACTGCGGGGCCTGCAAGGGGCGATTGATCAGCGGTGAGACGCGGCGAATCCGCGAGCACGACTATGTGCTGAGCGAGCGCGAGAAGGCGATGGGTTATCTCTTGACCTGCTCGCACACCGCCGTCACGGACGTCGTGATCGAGGCGGCCGAGGCGCTTTGCGTGAACGATCTCCCGCATCAGGAGATCCGAGCCAGTCTACGCAAGCTCGAACAGATCTCGGAGAACCTGGTCGCGCTGAACGTCCAGACCCCGCGGACTCAAACCCTGCGGTTCATGTCTGGGCAACGCGTGCGCCTGACGCTGGAAGACGGCGCAAGCCGCGAGCTGCCGATCGCAAGCTGTCCCTGCAACGCCCGAAACCTCTGGTTTTACGTCAGACGGGGCACCGATACCTTTTCCGAAGCGGTCTTCAAGCCTCTGCACCCCGGCCACCTCATCGCGGTCGAGGGGCCCTACGGGCGCTTCGTGCTGACCGAGGACGCGCCGGAACCGGCGGTCTTCATCGCCTTCGGCGACGGCATCGCGCCGGCGAAGAGCCTGATCGAGCACGCCATCTCCATCGACGTGATCGAGTCCTTCCACCTCTACTGGGACACGCAATATCCGGAGGGGCACCACCAGGGACGTTGGGGCCGCGCGCTCACGGATGCGCTGGACAACTTCCAACTGACGCCGCTGATGAGCGGCCGTGCGGAGGATGTCTTTGCGGTGATCCGCGCCGATCACCCGGATCTGCGCGGACTGCGTTTCTATCTGGCCGGCCCGGAAGCGCCCATCGGAAGGCTGGCGGACCTGCTCCGCAGCGAGGGAGTTGCCGATGACCGGATCGCGTGCGAGATCACCGAGACTTAA
- a CDS encoding DUF1244 domain-containing protein: protein MDDNTKTQIEAAAFRGLVEHLQRRTDVQNIDLMNLAGFCRNCLSKWYMNAASEHGVEMTYDQAREAVYGMPYADWKTRYQREATAEQARLFEETQPLHAFVSGHGGKA, encoded by the coding sequence GTGGACGACAACACCAAGACCCAGATCGAGGCCGCCGCATTCCGTGGCTTGGTCGAGCACCTGCAACGCCGTACCGACGTGCAGAACATCGACCTCATGAACCTGGCCGGCTTCTGTCGAAACTGCCTGTCCAAGTGGTATATGAACGCCGCTTCCGAGCACGGCGTCGAAATGACCTACGACCAGGCACGCGAGGCGGTTTACGGAATGCCGTATGCGGACTGGAAGACCCGCTATCAGCGGGAGGCAACCGCGGAGCAGGCGCGCCTGTTCGAGGAAACCCAGCCCTTGCACGCCTTCGTCAGCGGCCACGGTGGAAAGGCTTAG
- a CDS encoding DUF302 domain-containing protein, translating into MKKVLLSLLIALLPLTFLATQTHAESMTIADTVLKMPLAEDVSMDDAVESMKLRANTLNFKLVAHLPLYKELESMGVETKRIEIFQFCDARIASEMIKENIDFSAYLPCRITLIEDQDGKAWLTTLDLNKVIGMADLPPNLMDNAIKVRDTIEEIMTAGATGDL; encoded by the coding sequence ATGAAGAAAGTCCTACTGTCCCTGCTGATCGCCCTGCTGCCCTTGACCTTCCTCGCCACACAGACACATGCCGAAAGCATGACGATCGCCGACACCGTGCTGAAGATGCCACTGGCCGAAGATGTTTCGATGGACGACGCCGTCGAGTCCATGAAACTTCGGGCCAACACGCTGAACTTCAAACTCGTCGCTCACCTGCCGCTCTACAAGGAGCTGGAGTCGATGGGCGTGGAGACCAAACGCATCGAGATCTTCCAGTTCTGCGACGCTCGGATCGCCAGCGAGATGATCAAGGAAAACATTGACTTCTCAGCATATCTGCCCTGTCGAATCACCCTGATCGAAGATCAGGACGGCAAGGCATGGCTGACGACGCTCGACCTCAATAAGGTCATCGGGATGGCCGACCTACCGCCGAACCTGATGGATAATGCAATCAAGGTGCGCGATACGATTGAGGAGATCATGACCGCGGGCGCCACCGGCGATCTCTAA
- a CDS encoding cupin domain-containing protein, which produces MTDLQIYCEHKPSPAKLDVLGVEDWAVWKKEPSTFPWRYDRSETCYVVRGRFHVTPTGGEPQTFGRGDLITFPAGMECTWEVVEPVEKHYKFD; this is translated from the coding sequence ATGACCGACCTTCAGATTTACTGCGAGCACAAACCCTCCCCCGCCAAACTGGATGTCCTCGGCGTTGAGGACTGGGCGGTCTGGAAAAAAGAGCCCTCGACCTTTCCCTGGCGTTACGATCGTTCCGAGACCTGCTACGTCGTGCGAGGGCGTTTTCATGTGACCCCGACCGGGGGCGAGCCCCAGACCTTCGGACGCGGCGACCTGATCACCTTCCCCGCCGGCATGGAATGCACCTGGGAGGTCGTCGAGCCGGTCGAGAAGCACTACAAATTCGACTGA
- a CDS encoding CinA family protein — translation MNDPNTPSEQEPSAVPLAELMLRSALRLAVAESCTGGWLAKVITDLPGSSAWFDCGFVTYSNAAKQEMLGVRAQTLAAQGAVSEAVVAEMASGVLSRTRAHVAVAISGVAGPGGGSPEKPVGTVCFAWAWPEGRIETRRLHFDGDRDAVRRRSVQVAIDGLLERLPDRG, via the coding sequence ATGAATGACCCGAACACTCCCTCCGAGCAAGAGCCGAGCGCTGTCCCCCTTGCCGAGCTGATGCTCCGATCGGCACTGCGCCTTGCTGTCGCTGAATCCTGTACCGGCGGTTGGTTGGCGAAGGTCATTACGGATCTCCCCGGGAGCAGTGCCTGGTTCGATTGCGGGTTCGTCACTTACAGCAATGCGGCCAAGCAGGAGATGCTCGGCGTGCGTGCCCAGACGCTGGCCGCGCAGGGCGCCGTGAGCGAGGCGGTGGTCGCGGAGATGGCCTCGGGCGTCCTGAGTCGCACCCGAGCCCACGTCGCTGTTGCCATTAGCGGCGTGGCCGGACCCGGCGGCGGCAGCCCCGAGAAGCCTGTCGGAACCGTCTGTTTCGCCTGGGCCTGGCCCGAGGGGCGGATCGAGACCCGACGTCTGCACTTCGACGGCGATCGCGATGCCGTGCGGCGCCGCTCGGTGCAGGTGGCGATCGACGGGCTGCTCGAGCGGCTTCCGGACCGTGGCTGA
- the thpR gene encoding RNA 2',3'-cyclic phosphodiesterase, giving the protein MAERWFFALWPDDAVRDALAARVRELLPVGARAIHPSDFHLTLAFLGPLAPDVLGCAEGVADRIRAPELELELDRVGCFARARVLWCGPACPPETLPALVSDLQVRLATCGLAADPRPYRPHITLARQAAAAPPGSEWSTPIRWSVREIVLAAGYGGPRPRYRVRRRWALH; this is encoded by the coding sequence GTGGCTGAACGCTGGTTCTTTGCCCTTTGGCCCGATGACGCCGTCCGCGACGCCTTGGCTGCGCGCGTCCGCGAGCTTCTGCCCGTCGGCGCCCGTGCGATCCACCCGAGCGATTTTCACCTGACGCTTGCCTTCCTCGGTCCGCTCGCACCCGACGTGCTCGGGTGTGCGGAGGGGGTTGCAGATCGGATTCGAGCCCCCGAGCTCGAACTCGAGCTCGATCGCGTCGGTTGTTTCGCGCGAGCGCGCGTGTTGTGGTGCGGGCCCGCATGCCCGCCCGAGACCTTGCCGGCCCTCGTTTCGGATTTGCAGGTGCGGCTCGCGACCTGCGGTCTTGCCGCCGATCCGCGTCCCTATCGGCCGCATATCACACTCGCGCGCCAGGCCGCCGCCGCGCCGCCGGGGTCCGAGTGGTCGACGCCGATTCGTTGGTCGGTCCGCGAGATCGTGTTGGCTGCCGGATACGGCGGTCCCAGGCCGCGTTATCGGGTGCGTCGTCGGTGGGCGTTGCACTAG